Proteins encoded in a region of the Deinococcus ruber genome:
- a CDS encoding SRPBCC family protein codes for MDTNVNQQQRIISGAAGGVLALLGARKRGFLGLLMAAAGGYLVYRAATGNDPVMQATGGGATSSKPIFVEHSVVIDRPAQQVYDYWRKLENLPQIMSHLESVTVLDDRRSRWVAKAPLGSHVEWEAEIVNDKPGERIGWHSLPGATVDNAGSVQFESMPGGTSTRVHVALSYRPPAGPLGAAVAKLFGEEPSQQIAEDLQKFKQTFEGSSKN; via the coding sequence ATGGACACGAATGTCAATCAGCAACAGCGCATCATTTCGGGTGCGGCAGGTGGCGTGTTGGCCCTGCTCGGCGCTCGCAAACGCGGTTTTCTCGGTCTGCTGATGGCGGCAGCGGGCGGCTACCTGGTCTACCGCGCGGCCACCGGTAACGATCCGGTCATGCAGGCAACCGGCGGCGGTGCCACATCCAGCAAGCCCATCTTCGTCGAACACAGCGTGGTGATTGATCGCCCGGCCCAGCAGGTCTACGACTACTGGCGCAAGCTCGAAAATCTGCCTCAGATCATGAGCCATCTGGAGAGTGTGACGGTCCTTGATGACCGCCGCAGCCGCTGGGTCGCCAAGGCACCGCTGGGCAGCCACGTCGAATGGGAAGCCGAAATCGTGAACGACAAGCCCGGTGAGCGCATCGGCTGGCACAGTCTGCCCGGCGCGACCGTCGACAATGCAGGCAGCGTGCAGTTCGAATCGATGCCCGGCGGCACCTCAACCCGCGTGCATGTGGCCCTCAGCTACCGTCCCCCGGCTGGCCCGCTGGGTGCAGCAGTCGCCAAGCTGTTCGGTGAAGAGCCGAGCCAGCAGATCGCTGAAGACCTCCAGAAATTTAAGCAGACCTTTGAGGGCAGCAGCAAGAACTGA